Proteins encoded by one window of Salvia splendens isolate huo1 chromosome 5, SspV2, whole genome shotgun sequence:
- the LOC121804527 gene encoding synaptotagmin-5-like yields the protein MGFLVGYVLGFAFGVGMIVGFARHQLTRSKRRTDLAAAVASFARMTVLDSRKLLPDKLCPSWVVFSERQKLNWLNSHIDKLWPYIDEAASLVIKSSVQPVLEQYKSAILVSLKFSKLTLGTVAPQFTGVSIIDGEPDEVIMELELQWDGNPKIVLDIKTRVGISLPIEVKNIGFTGVFRIIFKPLVDELPCFGALCYSLREKKKLDFTLKVVGGDLSSIPGISDALEETIRDAVEDSITWPVRKIIPIVPGDYSYLELRQVGILEVKLIEAKDLTNKDIIGKSDPFVELFIRPLRDRLKTSKTIDNQTNPIWNESFEFSVEDVSTQNLTLRVYDNEGIQASELIGCARLPLNELEAGKVKDVWLKLVKDLEVQRDQKNRGQVHLEILYYPLNASSELYNPFNSESGMTMMEKVYKHANETVDSLASASQLKKEVIIRGVLSVTVISAENLPATDLMGKSDPFVMLTLKKSEQKEKTRVVNNTLNPVWNQTFEFVVEDGLHELLILEVYDHDLFGKDKIGRCIMTLTRAILEGEFKERFPLDGTESGRLNVHVKWAPQTITRD from the exons ATGGGATTTTTGGTGGGATATGTGCTGGGTTTTGCTTTTGGAGTTGGTATGATCGTGGGTTTTGCTCGCCACCAGCTTACCAGATCAAAACGACGAACTGATTTG GCGGCTGCAGTTGCGTCTTTTGCCAGGATGACTGTTCTTGATTCAAGAAAGCTCCTTCCAGACAAACTTTGCCCTTCTTGGGTTGTCTTCTCAGAGAGACAGAAG TTAAATTGGCTCAATAGCCACATTGACAAACTTTGGCCTTACATCGATGAG GCAGCATCCCTAGTAATAAAATCGTCGGTTCAGCCAGTTCTCGAGCAATATAAATCTGCAATTTTGGTATCTCTCAAGTTTTCTAAGTTGACACTTGGCACCGTCGCACCACAATTCACAG GAGTATCCATAATTGATGGTGAGCCCGACGAGGTTATCATGGAGTTGGAGCTGCAGTGGGACGGAAATCCGAAGATTGTTCTTGATATCAAGACCAGAGTTGGTATTTCACTACCTATAGAG GTGAAAAATATTGGATTTACTGGGGTGTTCAGGATAATATTCAAACCACTAGTTGACGAGTTACCTTGTTTTGGAGCTCTTTGTTATTCATTGAGAGAAAAG AAAAAACTAGACTTCACGCTGAAAGTAGTCGGTGGAGATCTCTCATCAATTCCAGGCATATCTGATGCTCTTGAG GAAACAATACGAGATGCTGTGGAAGATTCTATCACATGGCCAGTCCGTAAAATCATACCCATAGTACCTGGAGATTACAG TTATCTAGAATTGAGGCAAGTTGGGATTTTGGAGGTGAAGCTTATAGAAGCTAAGGATTTAACAAATAAAGACATCATTGGCAAGTCTGATCCGTTTGTTGAGTTATTCATTCGTCCACTACGTGACAGGCTAAAAACCAGCAAAACAATT GACAACCAAACAAATCCAATCTGGAACGAGAGCTTTGAATTTTCTGTGGAGGATGTATCCACCCAAAATTTGACATTAAGAGTTTATGACAACGAAGGGATTCAAGCTTCTGAGTTGATTGGTTGTGCTCGACTGCCACTGAATGAGCTTGAGGCTGGTAAGGTGAAAGATGTATGGTTGAAACTGGTGAAGGACCTCGAGGTCCAACGAGACCAGAAGAACAGGGGTCAG GTGCATCTGGAGATCCTGTACTATCCGCTGAACGCGAGTAGTGAATTGTATAATCCTTTCAACTCTGAATCTGGAATGACGATGATGGAGAAGGTCTACAAACATGCCAATGAAACAGTGGATTCGTTGGCATCTGCTTCACAGCTGAAAAAGGAAGTCATTATCAGAGGAGTTCTTTCTGTCACAGTGATCTCTGCAGAGAACTTGCCAGCTACCGATCTaatgggaaagtccgatccttTTGTGATGCTAACACTCAAAAAGTCTGAACAGAAGGAGAAAACAAGG GTGGTGAATAATACGTTGAATCCAGTTTGGAATCAGACATTTGAGTTTGTTGTTGAGGACGGGTTGCACGAGTTACTAATTTTGGAAGTTTATGACCATGATTTATTCGGGAAG GATAAAATTGGAAGATGCATCATGACGCTGACCCGGGCTATACTGGAAGGAGAATTTAAAGAGAGGTTTCCGCTCGATGGCACTGAGTCTGGAAGGTTGAATGTGCATGTCAAATGGGCGCCACAAACGATTACTCGAGATTAA
- the LOC121804528 gene encoding uncharacterized vacuolar membrane protein YML018C-like isoform X1, whose translation MDCRYKSGLMLIGVVVFIWVSSAEVTQRIFRVYEQPFAVTYLGASLMVIYLPISFVKEWMCNCLKRRSPESPLGYIGGPGFFEMESQEPFSRKGSDLDLSQYEEGIALVGVHGDGGRVMRYKYDQIAKYGFYIAPLWFITEYLSNAALLRTSIASTTVLSSTSGLFTLLICALLGEDSINVAKAVSVVVSILGVVLTTLGGTWASDDDLHLVSRRTLVGDVLGLLSAVSYGLFTVLLNKFCGHEERKVQKLFGYIGLSTLVSLWWLIWPLKAMGIEAESTLPSSGKVAELVVANGLIGSVLSNYCWALSVVWTTPLVATLGMSLTIPVAMVSDMIIHGRHYSLIYIIGSIQVFAGFIIANLSDWVSAL comes from the exons ATGGATTGTAGATATAAGAGTGGTCTGATGTTGATTGGTGTGGTGGTCTTCATTTGGGTTTCCTCTGCTGAGGTCACTCAG AGAATTTTCAGAGTGTATGAGCAACCATTTGCAGTGACATATCTGGGAGCTTCTTTAATGGTGATTTATTTGCCCATATCATTTGTGAAAGAGTGGATGTGTAACTGTCTCAAGAGACGCTCACCGGAATCTCCTTTGGGCTACATTGGAGGGCCGGGATTCTTCGAAATGGAAAGCCAAGAACCATTCAGCAGAAAAGGCAGCGACTTAGACCTTTCTCAATACGAGGAAGGAATTGCTTTAGTTGGTGTACATGGAGATGGTGGTAGAGTTATGAGATATAAATATGACCAAATTGCTAAATATGGATTCTACATTGCACCTCTTTGGTTCATCACAGAG TACTTATCAAACGCTGCACTTCTACGTACAAGCATTGCAAGTACGACTGTTTTATCGTCTACCTCAGGATTGTTTACACTCCTCATATGTGCACTTCTTGGGGAAGACTCCATCAATGTAGCAAAGGCAGTTTCTGTGGTGGTGAGCATTCTTGGTGTAGTGTTGACAACTCTAGGAGGGACTTGGGCATCCGATGACGACTTACATCTGGTTTC GAGAAGAACGCTCGTTGGGGATGTTCTTGGGCTGCTATCAGCCGTGTCGTATGGCTTATTCACAG tACTTCTTAATAAATTCTGTGGGCATGAAGAGAGGAAGGTGCAGAAGCTGTTTGGTTATATTGGATTATCTACACTTGTTTCACTTTGGTGGCTAA TTTGGCCACTCAAGGCTATGGGGATAGAGGCAGAGTCGACGCTTCCGAGCTCGGGTAAGGTGGCGGAGCTTGTGGTGGCCAATGGACTGATCGGAAGCGTCCTCTCCAACTATTGTTG GGCGTTAAGCGTGGTGTGGACCACGCCACTTGTGGCGACTCTAGGGATGTCTCTGACGATTCCGGTGGCGATGGTGTCTGACATGATCATCCACGGACGACACTATTCGCTTATCTATATCATTGGCTCTATTCAG GTTTTTGCTGGATTTATAATAGCCAATCTTTCTGATTGGGTATCAGCACTATGA
- the LOC121804528 gene encoding uncharacterized vacuolar membrane protein YML018C-like isoform X2 has translation MLIGVVVFIWVSSAEVTQRIFRVYEQPFAVTYLGASLMVIYLPISFVKEWMCNCLKRRSPESPLGYIGGPGFFEMESQEPFSRKGSDLDLSQYEEGIALVGVHGDGGRVMRYKYDQIAKYGFYIAPLWFITEYLSNAALLRTSIASTTVLSSTSGLFTLLICALLGEDSINVAKAVSVVVSILGVVLTTLGGTWASDDDLHLVSRRTLVGDVLGLLSAVSYGLFTVLLNKFCGHEERKVQKLFGYIGLSTLVSLWWLIWPLKAMGIEAESTLPSSGKVAELVVANGLIGSVLSNYCWALSVVWTTPLVATLGMSLTIPVAMVSDMIIHGRHYSLIYIIGSIQVFAGFIIANLSDWVSAL, from the exons ATGTTGATTGGTGTGGTGGTCTTCATTTGGGTTTCCTCTGCTGAGGTCACTCAG AGAATTTTCAGAGTGTATGAGCAACCATTTGCAGTGACATATCTGGGAGCTTCTTTAATGGTGATTTATTTGCCCATATCATTTGTGAAAGAGTGGATGTGTAACTGTCTCAAGAGACGCTCACCGGAATCTCCTTTGGGCTACATTGGAGGGCCGGGATTCTTCGAAATGGAAAGCCAAGAACCATTCAGCAGAAAAGGCAGCGACTTAGACCTTTCTCAATACGAGGAAGGAATTGCTTTAGTTGGTGTACATGGAGATGGTGGTAGAGTTATGAGATATAAATATGACCAAATTGCTAAATATGGATTCTACATTGCACCTCTTTGGTTCATCACAGAG TACTTATCAAACGCTGCACTTCTACGTACAAGCATTGCAAGTACGACTGTTTTATCGTCTACCTCAGGATTGTTTACACTCCTCATATGTGCACTTCTTGGGGAAGACTCCATCAATGTAGCAAAGGCAGTTTCTGTGGTGGTGAGCATTCTTGGTGTAGTGTTGACAACTCTAGGAGGGACTTGGGCATCCGATGACGACTTACATCTGGTTTC GAGAAGAACGCTCGTTGGGGATGTTCTTGGGCTGCTATCAGCCGTGTCGTATGGCTTATTCACAG tACTTCTTAATAAATTCTGTGGGCATGAAGAGAGGAAGGTGCAGAAGCTGTTTGGTTATATTGGATTATCTACACTTGTTTCACTTTGGTGGCTAA TTTGGCCACTCAAGGCTATGGGGATAGAGGCAGAGTCGACGCTTCCGAGCTCGGGTAAGGTGGCGGAGCTTGTGGTGGCCAATGGACTGATCGGAAGCGTCCTCTCCAACTATTGTTG GGCGTTAAGCGTGGTGTGGACCACGCCACTTGTGGCGACTCTAGGGATGTCTCTGACGATTCCGGTGGCGATGGTGTCTGACATGATCATCCACGGACGACACTATTCGCTTATCTATATCATTGGCTCTATTCAG GTTTTTGCTGGATTTATAATAGCCAATCTTTCTGATTGGGTATCAGCACTATGA
- the LOC121804530 gene encoding hydroxyproline O-galactosyltransferase HPGT3-like encodes MENSLPITTTKSDRRSKSKNLQSTSKSSVVLAFLSCLAWLYVAGRLWQEAESRKMLENLLEKNSGFIRNKQPKVITVEDRLMVYGCKDLERKIVEAEMELTIAKSQGFLKSQVQPSSGRKLLAVIGIYTSFGGRLRRNVIRGSWMSDAGVLAKLERIGIVVRFVIGRSPNRGDTLDRNIDEENLTTRDFLILDFHEEAEEELPKKAKFFFGTAVQMWDAEFYVKVDDNVDLRLDDLIELIQSRRGQNSAYIGCMKSGEVVSEEGMKWYEPEWWKFGDKKSYFRHAAESIFILSQNLAKYIHINSASLKVYAHGDVSVGSWMMGLHATYIDDPRMCCSYSSQDKVCSLA; translated from the exons ATGGAGAACAGTCTGCCGATCACTACGACCAAATCGGATAGACGATCCAAATCGAAGAATCTCCAATCTACCTCAAAGTCTTCTGTTGTACTTGCATTTCTCTCTTGCCTCGCCTGGCTCTACGTTGCTGGCCG TTTGTGGCAAGAGGCAGAGAGCAGAAAGATGCTGGAAAATTTGTTGGAGAAGAATTCTGGATTCATACGAAATAAA CAACCTAAGGTGATCACAGTGGAAGACAGACTAATGGTCTATGGATGCAA GGACTTGGAGCGAAAAATTGTTGAAGCAGAGATGGAATTGACAATAGCAAAGAGTCAAGGCTTTCTTAAGAGCCAAGTGCAGCCTTCTTCTGGTAGAAAGCTGCTTGCTGTAATCGGTATATATACTAGTTTTGGTGGTCGATTGCGGCGCAATGTCATCAGGGGCTCCTGGATGTCAGATG CTGGCGTGTTAGCAAAACTTGAACGAATAGGGATTGTTGTAAGATTTGTCATCGGGCGCAG tcCTAACCGAGGTGATACCTTGGACCGCAATATTGACGAGGAAAATCTAACAACGAGGGATTTCTTAATTCTT GATTTTCATGAGGAGGCTGAAGAGGAATTGCCCAAGAAAGCAAAATTTTTCTTTGGCACGGCAGTGCAGATGTGGGATGCAGAGTTTTATGTTAAAGTTGATGACAATGTTGATCTGCGGCTTG ATGATTTGATTGAACTTATCCAAAGCCGCCGTGGTCAAAATAGTGCTTATATTGGTTGCATGAAGTCTGGGGAAGTAGTATCTGAAGA GGGAATGAAGTGGTATGAGCCTGAATGGTGGAAATTTGGTGATAAGAAATC GTATTTCCGTCATGCCGCTGAGTCTATCTTCATACTGTCACAAAATTTAGCAAAGTACATACATATTAACAG TGCATCCTTGAAGGTTTATGCTCACGGGGATGTATCTGTGGGATCATGGATGATGGGCCTTCACGCAACCTATATAGATGACCCTCGTATGTGCTGTAGTTACTCCAGCCAAG ACAAGGTTTGCTCGTTGGCTTGA
- the LOC121802191 gene encoding protein phosphatase 1 regulatory inhibitor subunit PPP1R7 homolog yields MDSSAKPEIHDPPPESDAATLLDLSSCQLRDLSSVDLPPTLVEVDLTANRLTALDPRLSQLSNLKKLSLRQNLLNDDAVLPLSSWHSISALQELVLRDNQMKMIPDVTIFKMLLVFDVSFNEITSLNGLSKVSNTLKELYVSKNEVTKIEEIEHFHELQILELGSNRLRVMENLQNLSSLLELWLGRNRIRVIDLCGLKCIKKLSLQSNRLTSMTGLEECVALEELYLSHNGIAKMEGLSTLVNLRVLDVASNKLTEVNDIANLTRLEDLWLNDNQIASLDSLAEGVTGFRESLTTIYLERNPCATSPNYMSRMREIFPKIEQVDSEIFA; encoded by the exons ATGGACTCGTCGGCGAAGCCCGAAATCCACGATCCGCCGCCTGAGAGCGACGCCGCCACGCTCCTGGATCTGAGCAGCTGTCAGCTGCGCGATCTCAGCTCCGTCGACCTGCCGCCCACTCTCGTGGAAGTAGACCTGACGGCGAACCGGCTGACAGCGTTAGACCCCCGTCTCTCGCAGCTATCAAATCTCAAGAAGCTCTCTCTGCGCCAGAACCTCCTTAACGACGATGCTGTCCTCCCCTTGTCGTCCTGGCACTCCATCTCCGCTCTCCAA GAGCTGGTGCTGAGGGATAATCAAATGAAGATGATTCCAGATGTCACCATATTCAAAATGCTTCTGGTCTTTGATGTTTCATTTAATGAAATTACTTCCCTGAATGGGTTATCCAAGGTTTCAAACACACTCAAAGAACTATATGTGTCCAAAAACGAAGTAACAAAGATTGAGGAGATTGAACACTTCCATGAGCTGCAAATTCTTGAGCTCGGATCCAACAGACTACGG GTGATGGAGAACCTACAAAATTTATCATCCTTGCTAGAGCTATGGCTTGGGCGCAATCGTATCCGTGTCATTGACCTTTGTGGACTAAAATGCATTAAGAAGCTCAGCCTTCAAAGCAACCGCTTAACATCTATGACAGGACTTGAG GAATGTGTTGCACTCGAAGAATTGTACTTGAGCCATAATGGTATTGCAAAAATGGAAGGGTTATCAACGCTAGTGAACCTCCGGGTCTTGGATGTGGCATCAAATAAGCTCACAGAAGTAAATGACATTGCAAACTTGACAAG GTTGGAAGATCTGTGGCTTAATGACAACCAAATAGCATCGTTGGATAGCCTAGCTGAAGGTGTTACTGGTTTCAGGGAGAGTCTCACAACCATCTATCTCGAGCGCAATCCCTGT GCAACTTCTCCCAACTACATGTCTAGGATGAGAGAAATATTCCCTAAAATTGAGCAAGTTGACTCTGAAATCTTTGCATAG
- the LOC121802722 gene encoding uncharacterized protein LOC121802722: MSYTVGNPSQGQIRSGPAAAVSEVNENDYNQSLDDLEPEQTFLSSQPVGTQDTSTGGSGKQTSTTKSGCSKKCKVDGPDSALMEFLANLHHDTNSRLEVISARIGYEFDLGEARKVVFDKLGTVDGLTLAQKYRLCNILGDKPQRMEVFMGMPADTHLGYLFMLIEDNDNVA, encoded by the exons ATGAG TTACACGGTGGGAAATCCCTCGCAAGGTCAGATTCGAAGTGGCCCTGCTGCTGCAGTGTCAGAGGTGAATGAGAATGATTACAATCAGAGCTTGGACGACCTTGAACCAGAACAGACATTCCTCTCTTCACAGCCAGTGGGAACTCAGGACACCAGCACTGGGGGCAGCGGCAAACAAACTTCGACGACAAAGTCCGGTTGTAGTAAAAAGTGTAAGGTCGATGGTCCTGACTCTGCACTGATGGAGTTCCTAGCTAATCTTCACCATGATACTAACTCCCGTTTGGAAGTGATTTCGGCAAGGATTGGATATGAGTTTGATCTTGGGGAGGCTAGGAAAGTTGTGTTTGATAAGCTGGGTACTGTCGATGGACTCACACTCGCCCAGAAGTATCGACTGTGTAATATCCTAGGCGATAAACCACAACGGATGGAGGTATTTATGGGCATGCCAGCAGACACTCATCTTGGGTACCTGTTTATGCTTATTGAGGACAATGACAATGTGGCTTGA
- the LOC121801894 gene encoding uncharacterized protein LOC121801894 has product MDRNTFGKLCRILKDRGGLHIGKCLGIEEQVAMFLGVLAHHKKNRIVRFNFVRSGSTISYYVNKVLGAVLSLHDVLFEKPTPVLDNCIDHRWKWFEGCLDGTHVNVLVSNSDKPRYRTQKGSIATNTLAVCDRNMQFVYILGGKDLQGIQECRGTPYLGPMGSESRRVVTISVTAHTLIATTS; this is encoded by the exons ATGGATCGCAACACGTTTGGAAAGTTGTGCCGTATACTTAAGGACCGGGGGGGTTTACACATAGGTAAGTGTCTAGGGATTGAAGAACAGGTTGCGATGTTTCTTGGCGTTCTAGCGCACCACAAAAAAAATCGGATTGTCCGTTTTAATTTCGTTAGGTCTGGATCTACGATATCCTATTATGTGAATAAAGTTTTAGGTGCTGTTCTCAGTCTTCACGATGTATTATTTGAAAAGCCTACCCCAGTCCTGGATAATTGCATTGACCATAGATGGAAATGGTTTGAG GGTTGCTTGGATGGTACTCATGTCAATGTGTTGGTTAGCAACAGCGATAAACCCCGATATCGCACACAAAAAGGGTCCATCGCAACAAACACGTTAGCTGTATGTGATCGAAATATGCAGTTCGTCTACATCCTGGGTGGAAAGGATCTGCAGGGGATTCAAGAGTGCCGAGGGACGCCTTATCTAGGCCCAATGGGTTCAGAGTCCCGCAGG GTTGTTACTATCTCTGTGACGGCGCATACGCTAATTGCAACGACTTCTTGA